The genomic segment TGCAGAACGTGGTGGAGCGATCGGCGCTGCTGGGCAAGGGCGAGATGATCGACACCATCGACCTGCCCCCCGAGATGCGCGTGGGCGGCGGCCTGACCGCGCCGGCCAGCTTCAGCGGCAAGACCCTCAAGGAGGCGCTCGAGGGCCCCGAGCGGCAGATCATCCGCGAGGTGCTCGAGAAGAACGACTGGAACCGCAACCAGACCGCCGACGAGCTGGGCATCAACCGCACCACGCTCTACAAGAAGATGAAGCGGCTGGGCCTGGAAGAACAGGCCGTGGCGCGCGGTAAATAGCCGGCGGCCGCAAGCGACCCCAACGTAGTAGCCGATGGATTACATCCATCGGATGCTCCGGGTAACGCTCTGCTGTACGAGTCGACCCAACTCCGAGTTCTCCGACAGATGTAATCTGTCGGCTGGAGTGGGCGCGACTTTGCTTTGCCGCGCCGTGTTGTGCTAACCTCGGGGGTTCCCTCTTCCCCCCTCCGAGGCCGATCGATGCGCTGGCCCCACTCCGTGTGCACCCGCGTCGCGCTTGCACTGCTCCTCTTTCTGCAGCTCACGAACATTGCTGTGGCCGAACCGCCCAGCCGCGCCCAGACGCTTGCCGCCATCAAGTCGGCGGCGCGGTACTTCCGTGGCACGCACGCGCTGCACGGCGGGTGCGTGTACCACTACTCGCTCGACACGCAGCAGCGGTGGGGCGAGGGGCCGGCCGGCGAGTCGCTCGTCTGGGTCGAGCCACCCAGCACGCCGAGCGTAGGGCTGGCGATGCTCCGCGCGTTTCGCGCTACCGGTGACAAGTTCTACCTCGATGCCGCCCGCGAGACCGCCGGCGCGATGGTCAACGGGCAGATGGCCACCGGCGGGTGGCCCCGCGCGTTCGACATCGCCGGGCGGATGCGCGGCGAGCCGTTCTCCGGGGCGCGCGACCGGACCGAGGGCCGCTCGTCGCTCGACGACGGGCAGACCCAGACCGCCATCCGCTTCATGGCCCGCGCCGACCAGGCGTTCGGCTTCGCCGACAAGCCGGTCCACGACGCCTCGCGGCGGGCGTTGGCCGCGCTGCTCACGGCCCAGTTCCCCAACGGCGCGTTCCCCCAGGTGTGGAGCGGGCCGGTCGAGCCGCACCCGGTCGTCCCGGCCGGCTACCCGGACTACGACTGGCGCACCGAGCACCGCGTCAAGGAGTACTGGGACCTCTACACGCTGAACGACAACGTGTGCGGCTACGCCGCCCAGGCGCTGGCCGCCGCCCACGAGGTCTATGGCGAGCCCGACTACGAGGCCGCGCTCCGCAAGCTAGGCGACTTCCTGATCCTCGCCCAGATGCCGGCGCCGCAGCGTGGCTGGGCCCAGCAGTACAACTACCAGATGCGGCCCGTCTGGGCCCGCGCGTTCGAGCCCCCCGCCATCGCCAGCGACGAAACGCAAGAAGCGATCGAGACGCTGCTGCTGATCCACCGCGTCACCGGCGACGACAAGTACCTGGCGCCCATCCCCGCGGCGCTCGACTACCTCGAGTCGTCGGTGCTGCCGGACGGGCGCCTGTCGCGCTACTACGAGCTGCGCACCAACCGCCCGCTGTACATGCAGCGCAACGGCCGGCAGTACACGCTGACCTACAACGACGACCGGCTGCCCAGCCACTACGCGTGGAAGATCCCGTCGCGGCTCGAGTCGCTGCGGAAGAAGCACGAACGCGCCGCGTCGGGCGACGGCCCGCCCCAACCCAACCCCGCCGCGCTGGCGGAGCGGGCGCGGCGGGTCATCGGCGAGCTCGACGACCAGGGCCGGTGGGTGAGCGTCAACAGCGGCGGCCGCCACAAGGGCCAGCCGGAGTTTGCCGCCGGCGAGCGGTACGTATCGAGCGGCGCGTTCTGCGAGAACATCGGCGTGCTGTGTGATTACCTGCAGGCCATGTAGCGCGGGGCAGCAGCATGTGGCTTGTAGGGTGCATGCAATGCACCATCGCGGTGTGGTGGGGTCGTTGGTGCATTTCATGCACCCTACCGACTCGTCGCAGAGGACCCGCTAGCCGATGGATTACATCCATCGGACGCCCCGGGGCGATGCTTTCCCTGGCCGGTCGACCTTTCACCGGGTTCTCCGACGGATGTAATCCGTCGGCTACTGAGCCTGTGGATCTGCTGCAGGCAGCTCTCGCAGCAGCGTGTACCGGACCACGCCGTGGGGGTAGACCGTCAGCTCGTGCTTCACTTCGTAGCCTAGCCGCAGGTAGAGCTCGGGCGCCTGGAAGCTGAAGGTCTCGAGGAACACCGACGTGCACCCGCGTCGTGCTGCGGCGGCTTCGAACTCGCGGACCAGCCGGCTCGCGATCCCCTGGCGGCGGCGATGCGGCGCGACCCACAGCTGCTGCAGCTCGCAGGCGGGGCCCCACGTGCGGCCGATCGCGCCGGCGATGACCCGCCCCTCGGACCGCGCGAAGCAGGCCAGCGGTCGCACCTCACCCAGCGGGGCCGCCTGCTCGTTCGCCGCGCCGAGGCCCTCGTCGACGATTGCAAGGTCGTCATGCGACGGGGCGTCCGTGGTGCTGTAGTCAACGCTGCTCATTCGGAATCGGCCGCGGGTGCTGGCGGAAGAACTCGCGCTCGCTGATCTCGCCAGATTCAAGTTGCCGTAGGAGCTCTGCCGGCGTCTTAACGCTAGTTGTTTCGCTCTTCACCCGGAAGATCCCATGATTGGTGCTGGTGACGGTGCGGACCCCCTTATCGGAGAAATAGACTTCGTAACTCCCGTGTCCTCTGACCTCCCCAACATAGGTGGCGCCGTCGGGCAAGGTGACGAAATACGCGAACGGTTCTTCACCGTTTCTCAGTATCTGGACCTCACCGTTAGCGTCCGCCTTGCATGTGCCGCTGCCCAGGATGATGGTCGCGCCCGCCGTCGGCATTCCATCGACGTGAAACCGAAGCGTTGTGCGCCACGGACCGCGGTCTGCAAACGCGGCCAACACCACGGCCCCGGAAGCCGCTGCTACGAAGAGCAGTGCGTAGTCAAAGGGCCGCAGTCGCAACCGATTGGAAGTTTCGGTCACCGACACTACACCCAGGGCCCGCCGAACTTGTCGTCCTTCGGCAGCCCCTCGGTCAGCTCGTCGACGCCCTCGGTCGCCTCGGGCGTGTCGGAGGGGAGGCGGCTGAACTCGCGGCCCTCGGCCGGGTCGACCGGCTTGAGGTCGGCGGACGTGTACTTGTTGGGGAGGTGGCGGTCGTTCTCCTGGATGTGGTAGACGACCTGGCCCTGGTAGTCGTCCCACTGCACCTCGGCGACGCGGCCGGTGTGGGCCTCGTTGCGCATCAGCCGGGTGCGGACCTCGACCAGGTCGCCGATCTCGTAGTCCGGCTTGGCAACCTCCTGCCACAGGGCCGACTTGACCCGCAGCGTCAAGTCTCCGTAGCGGATCGTGTGGTAGGCGCCCGACTCCTCGTCGCGGCGCCAGATCCGCTGGCTGGGGAAATGCGACCGCGCTAGCGCGACGTCCTCGGGGTGGACCCAGTCGTCCCCGTCCTGCGGCCAGTGCGGGTAGTAGCCGTACTTGGGGGTGAGCTTGAGTGGCGGTGGATTGGCGGCTTCGTCCATGCTCCAATTATACGGGAATTGCCGGTTCCCGTGGCAAGGGATTCCGCCGGGGGCGCGGCGGACAAGCGGCCGACGACCTACAATTACAAGACTCCCTCCCTAGCCGAAACCCGACGATCCTCCGGCCCCGCCCGCAGCATGCGCACCGACCAATTCCTCAAGCACCACGGCGTCACGTCCAACCCGTTCACCGAGGAGGACGCCCAGACCGACCCGGTGTTCAAGTCGAAGTGCCGCGGCACCACGTTCCACCCCGCGTGGGACAAGGTGTTCGGCGAGCCGACCGACCCGGCCACGTCGATCGTGTTCGGCGAGAAGGGCGCCGGCAAGACCGCCATGCGGCTGCAGGTGATCGGGCAGCTGGCCAGCCACAACAAGGAGGTCAAGCAGGGCCGGCTGTGGGTCATCGAGTACGACGACTTCAACCCGTTCCTCGACCGGTTCGCCGACCGCCTGAGCGCCCGCAAGCAGCGCGACCCGGCCAAGGTGCTGGCGGAGTGGAAGCTGTGGGACCACATGGACGCCATCCTGTCGCTCGGCGTGACCGACCTGGTGGACCACCTGCTCGACTCGCCGCACCGCGACGGGCCGGAGGCCAACCGGCTGCGTCCCAGCCCCGGCGCGACGCAGTTCAAGAACGCGCTGGACCGCTCGCAGAAGCGCGACCTGTTGCTCCTGGCCGCCTGCTACGACAACTCCACCGCCGAACCGTTCACGGTCCGCTGGAAGCGGCTGAAGCGGGCGGTCGGCTACGGCGCGGCAAGCGCCTGGGGCGAGGCGCTCGTCGGCCTGGCGGTCACCGCGATCGCCGTGGGCGCGATGATCGCCACCAGCAACTGGGGCTGGCTATCGGCGCCGTGGGTCTACCTGGCGGTCGCCTTCGGCTGGCTGCCCTGGGTCTACAAGTGGGCCCGCCGCCGCTGGATGGCCGGCAAGGTTTCCAAGCACCTGCGGGTGCTCCGCCGCGACGCCGGCAGCATCCGCGAGCTGCTGATGTCGTTCGCGTCGCGCGACCTGCTCAACCAGCCGCTGCCCGACAAGAACCGCACCGACGACCGCTACGAGCTGCTCGGCAAGCTGCAGGGCGTGCTGCGGGCGCTGGGCGTGACCGGCGTGGTGGTGCTGGTGGACCGCGTGGACGAGCCGCACCTGCTCAACGGCAAGGCCGAGCTGATGCGCGACCTGGTGTGGTCCATGCTCGACAACAAGTTCCTCAAGCAGCCGGGCATCGGTCTGAAGCTGCTGCTGCCGTCCGAGCTGGCCGAGCACGTTCACCGCGAGGACCGCGACTTCCACCAGCGGTCGCGGCTGGACAAGCAGAACATGGTGCCCTCGCTCGACTGGACCGGCGAGGCGCTGTGGGACCTGACCAACGACCGCATCGCCGCCTGCAGCGACGCCGACCCGTCGCCCACCATCCGCGAGATGATCTCCGCAGACGTGTCCGACGAGCGGCTGCTGGACGCGTTCCGCTCGCTCCGCACGCCGCGGCACCTGTTCAAGTTCCTGTTCCGCCTGATCTCCACCCACTGCAGCGCCCACAAGGACACCGACCCGGCGTGGAAGATCAACCGCGAGACCTTCGAGTCCGTCCTGGCGGTCTACACCCGCGAACAGGCGGCGGTCGACCGTGGGCTCTCGGTGGGGTAGCGGGAACCGCGTAGCCCGTAGTTTCCTCGAGCCCTCTCGCAGCAACCATCGACGAGGTCCGTTGGCGATCGGGCGCACGGAGCGAACCTGCGTAGCCGACGCACAACCGCCCGCTTCCGCCGGCAGCGGCTCGGGTAGAAGTGGTCGCGGTTTGTTGCTCGCACCTCGCAACCCTTCCCGGTCGCGGCTAACATGGTCGCTGGCGGCCGAGCGAACCCCGAAACCAGAGCCCGAAACCCGAAACCCGAGTTATGGCGAGCCAGCAGTGCATCGGAGTCCTCACCAGCGGCGGCGACTGCCCCGGGCTTAACGCCGCGATCCGCGGGCTCGGCAAGGCCGCGGTCGACCAGTACGAGATGTCGGTCATCGGCTTCAGGGACGGCTTCCGCGGCCTGGCCCTGGACCGCATCCTGCGGATCACTGCGGACCAGCTCTCGGGCATCCTGACCGACGGCGGCACGCTGCTGGGCGCCAGCCGCGACAAGCCCCACAAGATGCCCATCGGCGACCGCACCGAGGACATGACCGACGCCATCGTCAAGACGTACGAGCGGCACGGCCTGGACTGCGTGGTCTGCATCGGCGGCGGCGGCACGCAGAAGAACGCGCTGCGGCTGCAGGAGGCGGGCCTCAACGTGGTGTCGCTCCCCAAGACCATCGACAACGACATCGGCCTGACCGACGTGTCGTTCGGATTCGACACGGCGCTCGGCATCGCCACCGAGGCGATCGACCGACTGCACTCCACCGCCACCAGCCACCACCGCATCATCGTGGTCGAGCTGATGGGCCACCGCGCCGGCTGGCTGGCGCTCGGCGCCGGCATCGCCGGCGGCGCCGACGTGATCCTGATCCCCGAGATCCCCTACTCGATCGAGTACGTCGCCGAGGCGATCAACGCCCGTGCGCGGCGTGGCAAGCGGTTTAGCATCGTCGCGGTGGCCGAGGGCACGATGACCGTCGAGCAGGCCAAGACCATCGACGAGCTGGCCGCCGCGAAGAGCAGCGCCGAGACCAAAGAAGAAAAGAAGAAAGCCTCGCAGCAGCTCGAGGACTTCCACAAGGAGCACGTGGACCACACGCTCAAGCTGACGCACCAGTTGGAGGAGATGACCGGCCTGGAGTCGCGGCTCACCATCCTGGGCCACCTGCAGCGGGGCGGCACCCCCTCGGCCGCCGACCGGCTGCTGGCCACCAGGCTGGGAACCGCGTGCGCCGAGCTGCTGCACGCACGCAAGTACGGCTACATGGTGGCCGCCCGGGGCGACGGCTCCGAGGCCGTGCCGATCATCGAGGTCGCCGGCAACAAGAAACTGGTCCCGCCCGACCACCCCTGGGTCCGCGCCGCGAGGAGCGTCGGCACCAGCATGGGCGACGCGTAGCCTCAGCCACCCCACCCCTACCTAACCGACTCACCAGTCCGCCGATCATTCCCTCCGACGGAGCGCCCGCTCCGTGCGGCATGGATTGCAGCACGCGCACCGGGCCCCCGCCGGCCGCAGCCCACCGGGCGGCGGCGCCCAGCAAGTCGAACGTCACGCGTCACACGTATGGCCAACGCCGACCCCAAGCAACGCCTGCAGGCCCTCGACGTCATGCGGGGCGCCACCATCCTGGCGATGATCCTGGTCAACAACCCGGGCACGTGGGGCGCCATCTACGACCCGCTGGAGCACGCCGCGTGGCACGGCTGGACGCCGACCGACCTGATCTTCCCGTTCTTCTTGTTCATGGTTGGCGTGGCGATGGCCTACGCCTTCCGGAAGTATGAGAAGCAGGGGCCAACGCCGGTCACCGTCGGCATGGCGATGGACTACGCCTTCCGCAAGTACAAGCCGACCGAGCAGCCGGCGGTCAGGCCGGACTGGCCGCGGATCTTGCGGCGGACGCTCACGCTGATCGCGCTGGGCCTGCTGCTCAACGCGTACGGCAGCCTGCTGGGCGCCGCGCTGGGGCGGGGCGAGTTCAGCCTCCAGACGCTCCGCCTGCCGGGCGTGCTGCAGCGGATCGGGCTGGCGTACTTCGGCGGCGCGGTGGTGGTGCTGCTGCTCAAGCCGTGGCTCCGCGTCGTCGTGGGCCTGGCGATGCTGCTGGGCTACGCGGCGCTCTTGATGTACCTGCCGGCGGCCGCGGACTACGCCGAGCGGTTCTCGCCCGAGGGCAACGTGACCCGCGCCGTCGACATCGCCGTGCTGGGCAAGGACCACATGTACACCCGCGCGACCAGCGAGCCGACCGAGCCCGAGGGCCTGCTGAGCACGCTGCCGTCGATCGTCACGGTGCTGCTCGGCTACGCGGTAGGCAAGTTCCTGCAGTGGGGGCCGATCGGCGCGGGGCGGCTGGCGGCGCTGGCGCTCATCGGCGCCGTGCTGACCGCGGCCGGCGTGGGCTGGGACGCCTGGTTCCCCGAGTTCGGCGGCGTGCCGATCAACAAGAAGCTGTGGACCAGCAGCTTCGTGCTGCTGACCGCCGGTTTGGGCACGCTGACGCTCACTGTCATCCTGGCGTTGTTCGACTGGCTCGGCGCCCGATCAAAGGCGATGCAGGTCATCGCGACCGCGTTCACCGCGGTCGGCGTGAACGCGATCACCGCGTTCGTGCTGGCTTCGCTGACAGCCGCCACCCTCGCCCGGCTCCGCATCGGCGACCTCAGCGTGCACGGCTGGCTGTACCAGCACCTGTTCGTCGAGCACCTCGGCCCCGGCGAGGCGGCGTCGCTCGCCATGGCGGTCGCCACCGTGCTGTTCTGGTGGTCGGTGATGCTGGTGTTCTACCGCCTGAAGTGGGTGGTGCGGGTGTAGCTGGTTCCCGCATCCGAATCGCAGGCCTCGCTCTCGCGTCGCTAGGCAACGATGACCAGGCGTCCGGACGCTCGCCCTGCAGCTTGGGGTTGCGCGCGGTGAGCGGTTGCCCGCGGCGTCCTCGGCTGATCCCACAGTGGCTGGGTGGCGATATAAATTTCTGTTACACATCTGCTCGCCTGTTTTCGAGTGGCTGTCTATCATGAGGAGAGGATGCCCCTAGTCGGCGGGCGGCCTACGGAACGGCTGCCCGCAGGAGGTAATCCTTCGTCCCCGCCGCTGGGCGTTCCCAATCGCGGATGCTCGGCGCGTGCACCAACGGCGGCCGCACGCGGGCTGCCTCGCGCCCGGTGCGCACCGTCACATTCCCATCGGCACTGCTTCCCATCGGCACTGCCCGCGGCAGCCCAGTCTGATTGGCGCCGCGGCTGCTCACTCCAAGCCGTCCCAGGACCTTCAGTAAATGACGCAGCGGCTTCGCTCTTCGGTGTCCAACGGCGCCGCCCCCAGCGGGCGGCGGCTCTCCTTCGAGTCGCTCGAGGGCAGGGCCATGCTGAGCCTGACGCACCTCTACACGTTCAACGACGGCACGGCCAACGACTCGGTGGGCGCGGCGCACGGGACGCTGGTGAACGGCGCCAGCATCGTCGACCAGAAACTCGCGCTGCAGAACTCCGGGATCAGCAGCGGCGACGACGCGTCCGTGCAGCACGTGCAGCTGCCGGCGGACATCCTGGTCGGGAACGACGCGACGATCGAGGTTTGGTACGCGGCTGCCAACTCGTCCAACTGGTCGCGGGTGTTCGACATCGGCAACCAGGTCGGCAGCTCCGGCGACAGCTACCTGTTCTTCACTCAGCAGAGCGGCTCGGGCGACTCCCGCGCCGCGATGCGCACCAGCGCGGGGTCCGAGGTGGTGGTCACCACCGGGACCTCGGACGACGGCGCCCAGCACATGGCCGCGGTGGTGATCGGCGGCGGGCGGCTCCGGCTGTACATGGACGGGCAGGAGGTGGGGTCGTCGCCGCTTAGCGGCCGCACCACCGCCAACTCGATCAACGACACGCTGAACTACCTGGGCCGCTCGCTGTTCGACGGCGACCCGGGGTTCACCGGCCTGATCGACGAGGTCCGCATCTACGACAACGCGCTGTCGTCCGGCGAGATCGCCGCCCACGCGGCGGAGGGGCCCGCCGTTGACGCGCTGCCCGGCGACTACGACTACAACGGCGTCGTGGACAACGAGGACCACGCGACCTGGCGGCTGCAGTTCGGCATGTCCGGCGCCAACCTGTCGGCCGACGGCAACGGCGACGGCGTCGTGGACGCGGCCGACTACACCGTGTGGCGCGACAACCTGGGCGCCGGGCAGCAGGACCCGGCCGACCAGCAGCTGCACGACGAGTCGCTGTCGGTCGGGACGCTGCTGAACACCACGATCGAGCTCACCGGCGACGCCCAGCTCCACATCACCGGCACGGGGAACCCGATCAGCGGCAGCGAGATCCGCCTGAACTCCACGGACGCTTGGCTGTTCTTCCCGAACCTCAGGCCCTCGGAAGTCAACGCCGAGCTGCTCTCGCAGATCCGCGTCAACGGCAAGGCCGCGTTCCACGGCATCACGGTCCGCGTGGTGCAGTACGAGCTGGGCGCGGTGGTGATCCCCCACGGCTACGACTTCCAGCCGCTGCAGGCGTTCACCGGCCCGCAGTTCACCGGCGAGTCGGCGTCGTTCGGGCTGTACACCTACTACAACAACCCCGGCGCGCTGGGCGTGATGCAGCAGGACGTCAGCTCGTTCACGCTCAAGCGGGGCTACATGGCGACCATTGGCTCCGACGCCAACGCCCGGCACAGCAAGGTCTACGTGGCGCAGGACTTTGACCTCGAGGTGTCGCTGCTGCCCGAGGAGCACGACAACGAGGTGCAGTTCATCCGGGTGTTCCCGTGGCGCTGGGTGGCGAAGAAGGGAGCGTCGGACATCGGCCCCGAGACGCTCGACGCCGCCTGGTTCTACAACTGGAACAACAGCGAGGACTCGTCGTTCGACTACGAGTACGTGCCGATCCGCCAGCAGCGGTGGTGGCCGGGCTACCCGACCGACAAGCCGGACGTGACCCACCTGCTGGGCTTCAACGAGCCCGACAACCCGGTGGAGGACGCGTACCAGACCCTGAACAACGGCTCGGTCGACGCCGCGATCGCCGTCTGGCCCGAGCTGCTCGCCACCGGCCTCCGCGTCGGCTCGCCCGCCGTGACCGACGGCGGCAAGGCGTGGCTCTACGAGTTCATGGACAAGGCGATCGCCGCCGACCTGCGCGTCGACTACATCGCCATCCACAACTACCAGGCCAACCACTCCGCCGCGTCGTTGCAGAACTGGCTCCGGGACATCTACGACCGGTACCAGCTGCCGATCTGGATCACCGAGTTCAACAACGGCGCCAACTGGACCGGCGGCGCCGACCCCACCTACCAGCAGAACGCCCAGTGGGTGGCCGACGTCACGGACATGATGGACAACACGCCGTGGATCGAGCGGTACTCCATCTACAGCCGCGTCGAGGCCGTCCGCGAGATGACCTACTCCGACGGCAGCCTCACCCCGGCGGGCCAGGTGTACCACGACAACGCGTCGCCGGTCGGCTTCGTGCAGGACGTGCTCGCGCCCGGCCCAACGTCCGGCCGCGGCATCGCCCAGTACGCCTTCGACGGCGACGCGCTGGACGACTCGGGCTACGGCTACAACGGCCACGTCGCGGGGTTCGCCAACTACGAGGGCGACCGCCAGCAGGGCGTCGTGCTCGACCTGGACGGCGCCACGAACTACGTGCAGCTGCCCGAGGGCGTGGCCAGCGGCGACGAGTTCACCTTCGCCGGCTGGGTGAACTGGGACGGCGGCGGCAACTGGCAGCGGATCTTCGACTTCGGCAACGACACGTCGTCCTACCTGTTCCTGACGCCGTCCAACGGCTCGTCGATGCGGTTTGCCATCAAGGACGGCGGCGGCGAGCAGGTCGTGCAGACCAGCCCGCTGCCGGTCGGCCAGTGGACGCACGTGGCGGTGACCCTGGGCGGCGGCTCGGCCAGGCTGTACGTGAACGGTACGCTGGCGGCGACCAACAACTCCGTGACCATCCGGCCCAGCGACTTCAACCCGACCCGCAACTACCTGGGCGATTCCCAGTTCGCCAACGACCCCCTCTTCAACGGCCGGCTGAACGATGTGCTGGTCACCGACTACGCGCTGACCGGCGCCCAGATCGCCGCGCTGATGACCAACACGCCGCCCGCGTTCGCGGCCGCGTCCCTGACGCTCGGCCCGGCCACTCGGAACGTGGCGTTCTCCGATTCGGTGGCCGGCCTGGCGACCGACCCGGACGCCGGCGACTCGGTCACCTACGCCAAGGCCAACGGCCCCGCGTGGCTGACGGTCTCCTCGACCGGCGTGCTCTCGGGGACCCCGACCGCCGCCAACCAGGGCCTGCAAGAGTTCGTCATCGCGGCGACCGACTCGCGCGGCGCGGTGACCTACACCGTTCTCACGATCCCGGTGCAGGACGCGACCGCGCGGGGCATGGCGTTCTCGCTGCCGGCGGAGCCATCCACCGACAGCGGCGCCGACACGCCCGCGGCCATCCAGACCGCCGCCGCGCCGCTGCCGACCGGCGACCCGAATCTCCTGCTGACGCTCGACCCGCAGGCCGACCCGGCAGAAGACCCGTGGGCGGCTCTCGGCGAGCCCGCCGCCGCCGACACAGACGCCGGCGAGTGGGCGCCCGCCGACCTCAGCGCCGGCGAACTCGACACCGCCTTCGCCGGGCTGTGAGGTGAACCTGGCCGGAAGCTCCTCCCTGGCCATGCCTTTACCGCGTAGCGCAATGCTGGCTCAACACAGGACGACCCCTCGAATGACCTTCTTAGGCGCGCGAACGGGTGGATTCCTTGCACTGGCGCTCGCTGGGGTATTGGCCTCGCGTTGCTGTACGGCGCAGACGCTCTCGTTCAGCTACTCGTCCGCCGGCGTGACCACGGCGATGACCGACTGGGGCGCCGACACCGCGTGGCCCAGCGCCAACAACGTGCGCCAGAGCATCCAGCACCTCGGCCTGGATCAGATCGACGTGATGCGCGTTAACTTCTACTCGGACGAAGCGCTGCAGGCGAATGGGTCCATCGGGCCCTTCTCCATGGCGCGGCTGGACAACCAGCTCTCGCTTGCCGCGTTGGCGGGCGACAAGCCGATCTCGATCGTCCCGCACCTCGGCGACGCTGTCCCATCGGACCCGAGCCTCACCGCCGGAACCAATCCCTACTACCGCAGCGGCAGCCAATTGAACGAGGCTCGCTGGGTCGACCTGCTAAGGGCCACCCAGACGTACATCCAGAGCCAAGGGTGGACGGTCGCCGAGATCGAGCCGTTCAACGAGCCCGACTTCGACATCCCCGGGATCAACCCAGAGCAGGGGTCCCCGCAGAACCTGCTCAACGTCATGAACGCGATGAAGGCGGACGCGTCGTTCGACGGCGTCAAGCTCGTGGGCCCCAGCACGTTGAACGCCAACGTCTTCCCATCGTGGTGGAGCGTGGTCAAGGGGCCCGCCGACTACGGCTCATCCCACGCGCTCGCCGGATCACGCGACGACTACGTGAACTTCATCCAGCAGGTGCAGGCCGAGGGCGACACGGTCTACAACCCGGAGATCCACAGCATCGCCGAGATGCTCTACGGCGCCAACTACGGGATGCAGGGCGGCATCTTCTGGGGGCCGAACTACTTGTCCCGCGGCCTGCTGGTCAACTCCATCGCCGACGGAAAACGCCTGGCGTACGCCGAGAACCCGAACCCCGCGTACAGCACCGCGGCGGCCGTGTACCGTGACGCCGACGGCGCCGTGCGGGCGTTCGCGGGCGGCTTCGAGCGAGACTACCAGGGCGACCCCTCGACCTACCGCGTGATCAGCACAGATCAGGACCTCTACTTCAACGGCGTCGGGCCGATGCGCGAGTACACGATGCGCGCCGCGCAGAGCACGCACGGCTCCTACGTCGAGATCGAGGCCGACGAACCCGCCGTGCCCGCGCTGGACGGACACCGGTGGAAGATCGTGGAGTTGGCGCAGGGCCGCGCCCTCGAGGTCGCCGGCGGCGGGGTGGGGGACGGGATCAACATCCAGGTCGCGCCACTGCTCGCCAACGATTCGCCGAACCTGGCCCGCCAGACGTGGGACATCGTGCGGGTCAGCGACGACGGCACAGACGGCGTAAAGAGCGAGAACGAGGAGGCCACCGGCTACTACCAGTTGCTCAACACCAACAGCGGCGGCTCCGCCGAGGTCCGCGACTTTTCACTCAACAACGGCGGCAATGTCTGGCAGTACGGCCAGGGTGAGTTCGACCTGCGGCAGTGGTTCATCGAACCGGCGGGCGACGGCGCGTTCCACCTCCGCAACGGCTACAGCCACAAGTACCTGTCAGCGCAGTCCTCCTCGTCGAACGTCAACCAGAACGACCTCATGCGGGGGTCTTTCCAGAAGTGGCGGTTTGTGCTCGCTAACCCGGCCCTCAGCGAGTCGGTGGTCGCGCGGTACGGCCTCGACGCGAACCCGAACGACAGCAGCGGCTCGGGCAACCACGCGTCCCCGACCGGCAGGCCGGGCTACGTTACCGGGAAGG from the Posidoniimonas corsicana genome contains:
- a CDS encoding pectate lyase, with amino-acid sequence MRWPHSVCTRVALALLLFLQLTNIAVAEPPSRAQTLAAIKSAARYFRGTHALHGGCVYHYSLDTQQRWGEGPAGESLVWVEPPSTPSVGLAMLRAFRATGDKFYLDAARETAGAMVNGQMATGGWPRAFDIAGRMRGEPFSGARDRTEGRSSLDDGQTQTAIRFMARADQAFGFADKPVHDASRRALAALLTAQFPNGAFPQVWSGPVEPHPVVPAGYPDYDWRTEHRVKEYWDLYTLNDNVCGYAAQALAAAHEVYGEPDYEAALRKLGDFLILAQMPAPQRGWAQQYNYQMRPVWARAFEPPAIASDETQEAIETLLLIHRVTGDDKYLAPIPAALDYLESSVLPDGRLSRYYELRTNRPLYMQRNGRQYTLTYNDDRLPSHYAWKIPSRLESLRKKHERAASGDGPPQPNPAALAERARRVIGELDDQGRWVSVNSGGRHKGQPEFAAGERYVSSGAFCENIGVLCDYLQAM
- a CDS encoding GNAT family N-acetyltransferase, which gives rise to MSSVDYSTTDAPSHDDLAIVDEGLGAANEQAAPLGEVRPLACFARSEGRVIAGAIGRTWGPACELQQLWVAPHRRRQGIASRLVREFEAAAARRGCTSVFLETFSFQAPELYLRLGYEVKHELTVYPHGVVRYTLLRELPAADPQAQ
- a CDS encoding DUF6960 family protein translates to MDEAANPPPLKLTPKYGYYPHWPQDGDDWVHPEDVALARSHFPSQRIWRRDEESGAYHTIRYGDLTLRVKSALWQEVAKPDYEIGDLVEVRTRLMRNEAHTGRVAEVQWDDYQGQVVYHIQENDRHLPNKYTSADLKPVDPAEGREFSRLPSDTPEATEGVDELTEGLPKDDKFGGPWV
- a CDS encoding 6-phosphofructokinase gives rise to the protein MASQQCIGVLTSGGDCPGLNAAIRGLGKAAVDQYEMSVIGFRDGFRGLALDRILRITADQLSGILTDGGTLLGASRDKPHKMPIGDRTEDMTDAIVKTYERHGLDCVVCIGGGGTQKNALRLQEAGLNVVSLPKTIDNDIGLTDVSFGFDTALGIATEAIDRLHSTATSHHRIIVVELMGHRAGWLALGAGIAGGADVILIPEIPYSIEYVAEAINARARRGKRFSIVAVAEGTMTVEQAKTIDELAAAKSSAETKEEKKKASQQLEDFHKEHVDHTLKLTHQLEEMTGLESRLTILGHLQRGGTPSAADRLLATRLGTACAELLHARKYGYMVAARGDGSEAVPIIEVAGNKKLVPPDHPWVRAARSVGTSMGDA
- a CDS encoding acyltransferase family protein gives rise to the protein MANADPKQRLQALDVMRGATILAMILVNNPGTWGAIYDPLEHAAWHGWTPTDLIFPFFLFMVGVAMAYAFRKYEKQGPTPVTVGMAMDYAFRKYKPTEQPAVRPDWPRILRRTLTLIALGLLLNAYGSLLGAALGRGEFSLQTLRLPGVLQRIGLAYFGGAVVVLLLKPWLRVVVGLAMLLGYAALLMYLPAAADYAERFSPEGNVTRAVDIAVLGKDHMYTRATSEPTEPEGLLSTLPSIVTVLLGYAVGKFLQWGPIGAGRLAALALIGAVLTAAGVGWDAWFPEFGGVPINKKLWTSSFVLLTAGLGTLTLTVILALFDWLGARSKAMQVIATAFTAVGVNAITAFVLASLTAATLARLRIGDLSVHGWLYQHLFVEHLGPGEAASLAMAVATVLFWWSVMLVFYRLKWVVRV